The following are encoded in a window of Leptodactylus fuscus isolate aLepFus1 chromosome 9, aLepFus1.hap2, whole genome shotgun sequence genomic DNA:
- the PDC gene encoding phosducin, with the protein MEDLDTQSLEEETDFEGSATNTGPKGVIHDWRKFKLVSEDQEAVPPSKKEILRQMSSPYRTPSKEEKDTREKFNRKMSMQEYELIHDKEDENCLQKYRKQCMQDMHQKLSFGPKYGCLYELNSGNEFLEAIEKERKSTTVIVHIFCEEIKACEALNNCLTCLALEYPTVKFCKIRSADTGAGERFSREVLPTLLVYKAGELISNFINVTENLSEEFFAGDVEAFLNEYGLLPEREIQGIACDDGEGDIE; encoded by the exons ATGGAAGACTTAGACACACAAAGCCTCGAAGAAGAGACTGATTTTGAAGGCTCGGCCACGAACACAG GCCCAAAAGGTGTCATACATGACTGGAGAAAGTTCAAGCTGGTCAGTGAAGACCAAGAGGCAGTACCACCAAGCAAAAAGGAAATCCTCCGTCAAATGTCTTCTCCTTACAGGACACCAAGCAAAGAGGAAAAGGATACAAGAGAAAAATTCAATCGTAAG ATGAGTATGCAAGAATATGAGCTAATCCACGACAAAGAAGATGAAAATTGTCTACAAAAGTACCGCAAACAATGTATGCAGGACATGCACCAGAAGCTGAGTTTTGGCCCTAAATATGGGTGCCTTTATGAGCTAAACAGTGGGAATGAATTTTTAGAAGCAATAGAAAAGGAGCGAAAAAGCACTACAGTAATAGTTCATATTTTTTGTGAGGAGATCAAGGCTTGTGAGGCGCTGAATAATTGTTTAACCTGCCTTGCTTTAGAGTATCCCACAGTGAAGTTCTGTAAAATTAGATCAGCTGACACTGGAGCTGGAGAACGGTTCTCTAGAGAAGTCCTCCCAACTCTATTGGTCTATAAGGCAGGAGAACTTATTAGCAACTTCATCAATGTTACAGAAAACTTGAGCGAGGAATTCTTTGCTGGGGATGTGGAGGCTTTTCTCAATGAATATGGGCTTTTGCCTGAGCGAGAAATCCAAGGCATAGCATGTGATGATGGGGAAGGTGATATTGAATAG